The Pseudomonas sp. DG56-2 genome contains a region encoding:
- a CDS encoding bifunctional allantoicase/(S)-ureidoglycine aminohydrolase — protein sequence MSKSSYYAPHGGHPAQTELLTDRAMFTEAYAVIPKGVMRDIVTSHLPFWDKMRMWVIARPLTGFSETFSQYIVELAPEGGSERPELDKNAEAVLFVVEGEMDITLQGKPYTLKEGGYAFIPPAADWSLRNNSGKNVTFHWIRKHYQVVEGLALPEAFVTNEKDIEPIPMPGTDGAWVTTRFVDMADMRHDMHVNIVTFQPGGVIPFAETHVMEHGLYVLEGKAVYRLNQDWVEVEAGDFMWLRAFCPQACYSGGPGPFRYLLYKDVNRHMNLVLNPQR from the coding sequence ATGTCTAAATCTTCTTACTACGCCCCTCACGGTGGGCACCCAGCTCAAACCGAGCTGCTCACAGACCGTGCCATGTTCACCGAAGCCTATGCCGTCATCCCCAAGGGCGTAATGCGTGACATCGTCACCAGCCACCTGCCGTTCTGGGACAAAATGCGCATGTGGGTCATCGCCCGCCCGCTGACCGGCTTCTCGGAAACCTTCTCGCAGTACATCGTGGAACTGGCGCCAGAAGGCGGCAGCGAGCGTCCTGAACTGGACAAGAATGCCGAAGCAGTGCTGTTCGTCGTCGAAGGCGAAATGGACATCACCCTGCAAGGCAAGCCGTACACCCTGAAAGAAGGCGGCTATGCCTTCATTCCGCCGGCTGCCGACTGGAGCCTGCGCAACAACAGCGGCAAGAACGTCACGTTCCACTGGATCCGCAAGCACTACCAGGTTGTAGAAGGCCTGGCCCTGCCGGAAGCCTTCGTCACCAACGAGAAAGACATCGAGCCGATCCCGATGCCGGGCACCGACGGCGCCTGGGTTACCACCCGCTTCGTCGACATGGCCGACATGCGCCACGACATGCACGTGAACATCGTGACCTTCCAGCCTGGCGGTGTGATTCCGTTTGCCGAAACCCACGTCATGGAACACGGCCTGTACGTCCTTGAAGGTAAAGCGGTGTACCGCCTGAACCAGGACTGGGTCGAAGTAGAAGCCGGCGACTTCATGTGGCTGCGCGCCTTCTGCCCGCAAGCTTGCTACTCCGGCGGCCCTGGTCCATTCCGCTACCTGCTGTACAAAGATGTAAACCGTCACATGAACCTGGTACTGAACCCTCAGCGCTGA
- a CDS encoding START domain-containing protein, with product MSPRYLLLIILFAGVAQAEAWHLAKDEDGIQVYLDEVPESKYQRFRGVTLIKASVRTLGDLQENLRVACKWLYGCASMRLLEVEGDSTWVYLTTELPWPASPRDMVIRVQTERRDDGSLLRHLSAVAGKVERQPQLIRVSQLKGLWTMVPKGEQLTEVTYQLEAEPAGDIPSWLANQFVIDAPMVSLRTLRAVAERQGAAATQEAPGE from the coding sequence ATGAGTCCCAGGTACCTACTGTTGATCATCCTGTTCGCCGGCGTCGCACAGGCCGAGGCCTGGCACTTGGCCAAAGACGAGGATGGCATTCAGGTCTACCTGGATGAGGTGCCCGAGTCGAAGTACCAGCGCTTTCGCGGAGTAACCCTGATCAAGGCCAGTGTGCGCACCCTCGGCGACCTGCAAGAAAACCTGCGGGTCGCGTGCAAATGGCTGTATGGCTGCGCCAGCATGCGTTTGCTCGAAGTCGAAGGCGACAGCACCTGGGTTTACCTGACCACCGAACTGCCCTGGCCGGCCAGTCCGCGCGACATGGTGATTCGTGTGCAAACCGAACGCCGCGACGATGGCAGTTTGCTGCGGCACCTGAGCGCCGTAGCCGGCAAGGTCGAACGCCAACCACAGCTGATCCGCGTCAGCCAGCTAAAAGGCCTGTGGACCATGGTGCCCAAGGGGGAGCAACTCACCGAGGTGACCTACCAGTTGGAGGCCGAGCCTGCCGGAGACATACCCTCATGGCTGGCCAACCAATTCGTCATTGATGCGCCCATGGTGTCGCTGAGAACGTTGCGCGCAGTGGCAGAACGCCAAGGCGCAGCTGCGACGCAAGAGGCACCGGGTGAATAA
- a CDS encoding PLP-dependent aminotransferase family protein, which translates to MAKAFELDTLKIRLNDVELQALDLHQRIQRALRELILQGVLEPGLKLPATRALAQALGFARDTVENAYIQLQRDGFLERRKGSGSYVSQTLGMELRGIAHRRIRQQKHPQQATAAAEGLSLRGRMIHASGGVSDQQAIKAFATGLPETRSFPVDVWERLQRQAMKDYRPRILLHGDPQGAEPLRKAISVYLNLERGAKVTPEQILVLSSTRQALYLCAQLLVDAGRPILMENPGYFGARKAFEAAEARVVPIDVDAQGIRTELLLADRSGANCVYVTPSHQYPTGATLSLERRLELINWAASQGKWIIEDDYDSEFHYDGLPTACVQGLDSYQRTLYIGTFSKTLYPGLRLGYMVLPRELVQPFSHARSIIDGHTPQILQLTLARFMEDGHYNAHVRAMRKLYAARRTSMLTAIDSHLSGIVSALHPPGGLQIPCLLNDRWSEAQTIAKAASAGLHLPGLSRLYAGAQKQQGWLLGYASLTAHEIETAMLRLANALK; encoded by the coding sequence CTGAAACTCCCGGCAACACGGGCGTTGGCGCAGGCGTTGGGCTTTGCCCGGGACACCGTGGAAAACGCCTACATCCAGTTGCAGCGCGACGGTTTTCTCGAACGACGCAAAGGCTCTGGCAGCTATGTATCACAGACCCTGGGTATGGAGTTGCGCGGCATTGCCCATAGACGCATCCGGCAACAAAAACACCCGCAACAGGCGACCGCTGCCGCTGAGGGGCTGAGCCTGCGCGGCCGTATGATCCACGCCAGCGGAGGCGTCAGCGATCAGCAAGCGATCAAGGCGTTCGCCACCGGACTGCCCGAAACCCGCTCCTTCCCGGTAGATGTCTGGGAGCGCTTGCAGCGTCAGGCGATGAAGGATTATCGCCCGCGCATATTGCTGCATGGTGACCCGCAAGGCGCCGAGCCGCTGCGCAAGGCGATTTCGGTGTACTTGAACCTGGAACGTGGCGCCAAAGTGACGCCCGAGCAGATCCTGGTGCTGAGCAGTACCCGCCAGGCACTTTACCTGTGTGCACAACTGCTGGTAGATGCCGGTCGACCGATCTTGATGGAAAACCCAGGTTACTTTGGTGCGCGCAAAGCCTTTGAAGCCGCCGAGGCTCGCGTGGTGCCGATTGACGTCGATGCCCAGGGCATCCGTACCGAACTGCTGCTGGCCGATCGCAGTGGTGCGAACTGTGTCTATGTCACCCCGTCACATCAGTACCCCACGGGGGCAACCCTGTCTTTGGAGCGCAGGCTGGAGCTGATCAACTGGGCCGCCAGCCAAGGCAAGTGGATCATCGAGGATGACTACGACAGCGAATTTCACTACGACGGCCTGCCAACAGCCTGCGTCCAGGGCCTGGACAGCTACCAGCGCACCCTCTACATCGGTACTTTCAGCAAAACCCTGTACCCAGGGCTGCGCCTGGGCTACATGGTACTGCCACGCGAATTGGTCCAACCCTTCAGCCATGCGCGGAGCATTATCGATGGGCATACCCCGCAAATCCTGCAACTGACCCTGGCGCGCTTCATGGAAGACGGACATTACAATGCCCATGTGCGCGCCATGCGCAAACTCTACGCAGCGCGCAGGACAAGCATGCTCACGGCCATCGATAGCCATCTGTCCGGCATCGTCAGTGCCCTGCATCCTCCCGGAGGGCTGCAGATACCCTGCCTGTTGAACGATCGCTGGAGCGAGGCGCAGACCATCGCCAAGGCAGCTTCGGCTGGCCTGCACTTGCCAGGGCTGAGCCGCCTGTATGCCGGTGCGCAAAAGCAACAGGGTTGGCTTCTGGGCTATGCCTCGTTGACGGCCCACGAGATCGAAACGGCCATGCTTCGGCTGGCCAACGCGTTGAAATAA